Proteins from one Oryza sativa Japonica Group chromosome 12, ASM3414082v1 genomic window:
- the LOC136354667 gene encoding uncharacterized protein, producing the protein MKVASGMAIPTDPSGTYHCRPIPAGYSKVEVELVEGAYEDLELDYPGGDGETHLRDTSHAIILWRRRYIILPGRQAASRAPSPPAPPSPPHDPAPSPPHAPPAPSPPQAPASTPPQDPAPTPPRAPTPTPPQAPLPAPSKSRAPPAAPPAHTRATKKAKVDAAKNKDPGYDCTQEELDAYVASEVKRQFKPRSPEKKIPIDPSVRNFFRGMSASVKEAIKLSDYERTLKKASSGKSKPVPQLGEQPKQEIEPLVTGKEMTIEQFITDTGLTTDQLLGVAPIEKAEVKYMYELGKPLVKPELLQSLPTQMYKFHQLYMEMSAAGREMIGARIRDTDFLQGDDILWINFKGIYELYQLDALDVSIMSCWILMEIQRARRRRVFDTGFIDPRRVNVAMLDQYPQETEDNLVHLLKAQHYKTFILLPYNTEFHWVLLLFDLEACTVNVYDSMDKKESTFDKVFELIDRAWYRFRHLVRGKWRERLRRKFKFPCAKQKQGNNLCGYYVCEYCHCLANQIITTRELDFIRMRDNLTTHKEFITAVQEQLMGFINEEILNPKGEFYYDGNTIHRSLASELAASTTTSK; encoded by the exons atgaaggtggcgtcgggcatggccatcccaacggacccttcaggtacttaccactgcaggccgattccagcaggatactcgaaggtcgaagttgagttggtcgaaggcgcgtacgaggacctcgagctggattaccctggaggagacggtgagacgcatctacgagacacaagccatgccattattctatggcgcaggcggtacatcatcctccctgggcgacaagcggcgtctcgtgcaccatctcctccggctccgccatctcctcctcatgatcctgcaccgtctcctcctcatgctccgccagcaccgtctccacctcaggctccagcatcgactcctcctcaggatcctgcaccgactcctcctcgtgctcctacacctactcccccgcaagctcctcttccggcaccttcaaagtcaagggcccccccagctgcaccgcctgcccacacaagggcaacgaagaaggcgaaagttgacgccgccaagaacaaggacccggggtacgattgcacgcaagaggagcttgacgcttacgttgcatcagaagtcaagagacaattcaagcctcgaagtccagaaaagaagattcctatagaccccagtgtcaggaacttcttcaggggtatgtctgcatctgtcaaggaggccatcaagctatcggactatgagcgaacgctgaagaaagcatcttctggaaagtccaaaccagtccctcagcttggagagcaaccaaaacaggagatcgagccgttggttaccggtaaagaaatgacgatagaacaatttattactgacaccggtctaactacggatcaattgctaggagtcgcaccaatcgaaaaggcggaagtgaaatacatgtacgaactcggtaaaccgcttgtcaagcctgagctgctgcagtccctacccacacaaatgtacaagttccatcagctgtacatggagatgagcgccgccggtagagagatgatcggagcgaggatcagggacacggacttcttgcaaggagatgacattctctggatcaatttcaagggaatctacgaactataccagctggacgccctcgacgtctctattatgagttgctggatttt aatggagattcaaagggcccgacggcggagggttttcgatactggattcatcgaccctcggagagtaaacgtcgcaatgctcgaccaatatccacaagaaacagaggacaatctcgtccatctcctgaaggcgcagcattacaagacgttcatactgttgccatacaacacaga attccactgggtgcttttactcttcgacctggaggcctgcaccgtcaacgtatatgactcaatggataaaaaagagtctacgtttgacaaggttttcgaacttatagacag ggcttggtatcggttccgtcatttggtccgcggcaaatggagagaaagacttaggcggaagttcaaatttcct tgcgcaaagcaaaagcagggaaataacttgtgcggctattacgtgtgcgagtattgccactgccttgcaaaccaaatcatcaccacaagagagctcgat tttattcgcatgagggataacctgaccacacacaaggaatttatcacggcggttcaagaacaactcatgggattcatcaacgaagaaatccttaatcccaagggtgaattctactacgacggaaacacaattcaccggtccttagcttctgagctagcagcgagtactactacgtcgaaatga
- the LOC4351805 gene encoding uncharacterized protein produces MAEDEAASAKKLFSASDVVGHASRKDCWVVIHGKVYDVTKFLEDHPGGEDVLLHASASGDATEAFEDVGHSTSAISMMNNYLIGSIKDYVPPSASEATTIGGNDVPPNFRRMPQKKGPPAPNTFLDFLLPLFVLGLAFAAWYYLTFIAKA; encoded by the exons ATGGCGGAGGATGAGGCGGCCAGCGCCAAGAAGCTCTTCTCCGCCTCCGATGTCGTAGGGCACGCGTCCAGGAAGGATTGCTGGGTCGTCATCCATGGCAAG GTGTATGATGTGACCAAGTTCTTGGAAGACCACCCTGGTGGAGAGGATGTTCTCCTGCATGCATCTG CCTCTGGGGATGCCACGGAGGCATTTGAAGATGTGGGGCACAGCACATCAGCCATCAGCATGATGAACAACTACTTGATTGGAAGCATCAAGGACTATGTGCCTCCTAGTGCATCAGAGGCTACAACCATTGGCGGCAATGATGTGCCGCCAAACTTCAGAAGGATGCCACAGAAGAAAGGACCTCCTGCTCCCAACACCTTTCTGGACTTCCTGCTCCCTCTGTTTGTGCTCGGCCTTGCCTTTGCCGCTTGGTACTACCTGACCTTCATTGCCAAGGCCTAG